A region of the Litchfieldia alkalitelluris genome:
ATCGAATTCTTGGAAGTTCTGCTCATATTGCTTTTCTTCTCCCTCTGCACAAAAAAGCAGTGTTTGATATAAATCACGTTCTTTATAATAATCTGGATCATGGGTTGGAAAGTGATCTATTTTCAAAGATTGAATGCTTTCAGTAATATATGGGTGGTCTGGAACATTCATTTTCATATCCTCATGGTCCATTAGGACAACCGGATGATCATTGGCAAGCGCAACATCTGTGAGCTTTTCAATGGCTGCTATATTTAATGGATTGGTGTAAATAACGTCTCCATTTAACACAACAAACTGTCCATTATAGCTAATATAAGTGTTAATTCCTAATTCCTTTCGTAAATCTTCAAACATAAATGGTGCCCGGCCTGTCGCTATTGCTACTTCATGACCTAGCTCCTTCAATTTAAAAATGGCCTCCTTTGTGGATGCAGGCAATTTTTTATCATGATTTAGCAAGGTTCCATCTATATCGAAAAAAATCACGCTTCGTTCTTTCATTGTTTTACCAACTTTCTATGTAAGTTTCATTTCTTGTTAAAGTTTATTTCCTAATACTAGCAAAACAGCCATCTCTCGTCCATCTTCAGGGTATATAAAAAATGGAGATTTAAAATCTTTTCCAGATTCTAAATCTCCATCCATTATTTTCAAAAATTAACCTATGATTCCTATCTTATTTAGAAAAATAAGCAGAATGGCAACTGGCGCTAATACTCGAACGCTCCAAAACCAAAGATGACCGATAACGGTATTTCCAAAGTCTGAATCACGAAGAGCATCGGCTTTTTTTACACCCCAACCCATAAATAAGGCGATGAAAAGTCCACCTAGAGGTAAAAGGATATTACCAGAAAGCTCATCCATAAACGTTAAAAAGTCTCGATCCATAACCGTAATAGGAACAGCACCTTGGGAAATAGAAGAAGGAATTCCCAATACAAAAATAATGCTACCAATAATCAAAACAGCTTTTTTTCGGTTCCAATCAAATTTTCTCATAAAGTAAGCAACTGCAACCTCTAACAAAGAAACCGAAGAAGATAAAGCTGCAGCAAATAGTAAGAAGAAAAAGGCTGCCCCTACTAATCCACCAAATGCCATTTGATCAAAGACATTTGGTAAGGTCATAAATACTAAACCTGCACCGCCAGCTGGATCTAAACCAAAAGCAAACACGGCTGGGAAAATTAAAATACCAGCTAGGACTGCCACAAATGTGTCTAAGACTCCTACACTTAATGCAGCTGTTGGTAACTTATTCTCTTGCTTTAAATAACCACCATAGGTAATAAGAGCACCCATCCCTAAACTTAAAGAAAAGAAAGCTTGTCCTAGTGCTTCAAGATATAGCTGAGGGTCAGATAATTTACTCCAATCTGGACTAAATAAGAATGTTAATCCTTCTTTTGCTCCTCCAAGGGTTAGGCTATATATTGCAAGAACCACCAACAAAATTCCGAGCATAGGCATTAAGAATTTATTCGACGCCTCAATTCCCTTTTGCACTCCAACTACAACTATACCGATTGTCATAGCCATAAAAATAAATTGCCATAGCACTGGTTCGACTGGCTTACCAATAAAATTAACGAAATAACCTGTAAAATCATTTTCAGGTACATTTACTAAAGCACCCGTAATATAACCGAAAAAGTACTTCATTACCCAACCAGCCACAACGGCATAAAATGATAAAATGATAAACGAAGAGGCTACTCCCATAAATCCAGCAATAAACCATGGTTTTCCTGGAGCAAGCTTTTGGAAAGCACCAACTGCATCACTTTGAGCTTTTCTTCCAATTGTGAATTCTGCCATAACCACAGGAATTCCAATTAATAATACAATAAGAAGGTAGACTACTAAAAAGGCCCCTCCCC
Encoded here:
- a CDS encoding Cof-type HAD-IIB family hydrolase, producing the protein MKERSVIFFDIDGTLLNHDKKLPASTKEAIFKLKELGHEVAIATGRAPFMFEDLRKELGINTYISYNGQFVVLNGDVIYTNPLNIAAIEKLTDVALANDHPVVLMDHEDMKMNVPDHPYITESIQSLKIDHFPTHDPDYYKERDLYQTLLFCAEGEEKQYEQNFQEFDFIRWHPVSVDILPKGGSKAMGIEKIVERLGFPKERQYAFGDGLNDIEMLSTVFNSVAMGNAEETVKSAAKYVTKSVEEDGILHGLEMVGLL
- a CDS encoding sodium-dependent transporter, whose product is MNENGNNREQWGSRVGFILACLGSAVGLGNIWRFSTTAGENGGGAFLVVYLLIVLLIGIPVVMAEFTIGRKAQSDAVGAFQKLAPGKPWFIAGFMGVASSFIILSFYAVVAGWVMKYFFGYITGALVNVPENDFTGYFVNFIGKPVEPVLWQFIFMAMTIGIVVVGVQKGIEASNKFLMPMLGILLVVLAIYSLTLGGAKEGLTFLFSPDWSKLSDPQLYLEALGQAFFSLSLGMGALITYGGYLKQENKLPTAALSVGVLDTFVAVLAGILIFPAVFAFGLDPAGGAGLVFMTLPNVFDQMAFGGLVGAAFFFLLFAAALSSSVSLLEVAVAYFMRKFDWNRKKAVLIIGSIIFVLGIPSSISQGAVPITVMDRDFLTFMDELSGNILLPLGGLFIALFMGWGVKKADALRDSDFGNTVIGHLWFWSVRVLAPVAILLIFLNKIGIIG